The Leptolyngbya sp. CCY15150 DNA window GTTTGCCAAAGACAAATTTGGTCGCGTCGATGTCATCTTTAACAATGCAGGCGTGATGCCCCTATCTCCGATGAATGCCCTGAAAGTCGAGGAATGGGACAACATGATCAATGTGAATATTCAGGGCGTGTTGAATGGTATCGCGGCGGGGCTACCAATTATGGAAGCGCAAGGGGGCGGGCAGTTCATCAATACCGCATCGATTGGGGCTCATGTAGTCGTTCCGACGGGGGCCGTCTATTGCGCCACGAAATATGCGGTTTGGGCTATCTCTGAAGGACTGCGCCAGGAATCGCAAACTATTCGCGTCACTACGATCTCTCCGGGTGTCGTTGAGACGGAACTGGGCTCTGATATTACAGACGGGTCGGCGAAAAGTGCTTTGCAGGAATTTCGCAAAATTTCGC harbors:
- a CDS encoding SDR family oxidoreductase; translated protein: MLNVENKVIAITGASSGIGEATAKLLAQNGANVVLGARRTDKLAKLAKEIHASGGTAEFKAVDVTDRDDVKAFVEFAKDKFGRVDVIFNNAGVMPLSPMNALKVEEWDNMINVNIQGVLNGIAAGLPIMEAQGGGQFINTASIGAHVVVPTGAVYCATKYAVWAISEGLRQESQTIRVTTISPGVVETELGSDITDGSAKSALQEFRKISLSPDAIARAVLYAVSQPDDVDVNEIIVRPTASAF